A genomic segment from Aegilops tauschii subsp. strangulata cultivar AL8/78 chromosome 1, Aet v6.0, whole genome shotgun sequence encodes:
- the LOC109732025 gene encoding probable glutathione S-transferase GSTF1 has product MGGAVKVYGVGASPFVATVLLCLEETGADYELVPLDMAAREQRTEHHLSRNPFGKIPVLEDGELTLFESRAISRYVLRKYASPGTKATDLLGESSVEESAMVDVWTEVEAHQYQPAIEHIVQQCVILPFIGGSRDQVVVDESVGKLEKVLDVYEARLWTHAYLAGDFFSLADLVHFGITYYLVAGTEYATLLESRANVWAWWGRIMARPSVKKVAPLIHLWLKPSSSA; this is encoded by the exons atgggcgGTGCCGTGAAGGTGTACGGGGTGGGGGCGTCTCCGTTCGTGGCGACGGTGCTGTTGTGCCTGGAGGAGACGGGCGCAGACTACGAGCTCGTCCCCCTCGACATGGCGGCGCGAGAGCAGAGGACTGAGCACCACCTCTCCCGAAAC CCTTTCGGCAAGATCCCAGTGTTGGAGGACGGAGAGCTGACACTCTTCG AATCGCGCGCGATTTCTCGGTACGTGCTCCGCAAGTACGCATCGCCAGGAACCAAGGCCACCGATCTCCTAGGAGAATCCAGCGTCGAGGAATCAGCCATGGTGGACGTGTGGACGGAGGTGGAGGCCCACCAGTACCAGCCGGCCATCGAACACATCGTCCAGCAGTGCGTCATCCTGCCGTTCATCGGCGGCTCGCGAGACCAGGTCGTCGTCGACGAGAGCGTCGGGAAGCTGGAGAAGGTCCTCGACGTGTACGAGGCGCGGCTGTGGACGCACGCATACCTCGCTGGAGATTTCTTCAGCCTCGCCGACCTCGTCCACTTCGGTATTACCTACTACCTGGTGGCCGGCACCGAGTACGCGACGCTGCTGGAGTCGCGCGCGAACGTGTGGGCGTGGTGGGGGCGGATCATGGCCAGGCCGTCGGTGAAGAAGGTGGCGCCGTTAATCCACCTCTGGTTGAAGCCGTCTTCGTCTGCTTAA